In Labrys wisconsinensis, the following proteins share a genomic window:
- a CDS encoding response regulator, whose product MRILLAEDNRELSQWIARLLRRDNYVIDCVHRGDEADAALASQDYALVILDLGLPHLDGIEVLKRLRRRGRTTPVIILTANDAVSSRVQGLDSGADDYLIKPFNVEEFEARIRAQLRRGRSTFDPLVRFGTLGYDTQGRAFSVNGTALHLTAREHAVLETLILRAGRPVPKDVLTDSVFGFDDEANPNALEICVHRVRRKLEGSGVAIATLRGLGYVLRIADGA is encoded by the coding sequence ATGCGCATCCTGCTGGCGGAAGACAATCGCGAGCTCTCGCAATGGATCGCCCGGCTGCTCCGGCGCGACAACTACGTCATCGACTGCGTGCATCGCGGCGACGAAGCCGATGCGGCCCTCGCCAGCCAGGACTATGCCCTGGTCATCCTCGATCTCGGCCTGCCGCATCTCGACGGCATCGAGGTGCTGAAGCGCCTGCGCCGGCGCGGCCGGACCACGCCGGTGATCATCCTTACCGCCAACGACGCAGTGTCGAGCCGGGTGCAGGGCCTGGACAGCGGCGCCGACGACTATCTCATCAAGCCGTTCAACGTCGAGGAATTCGAGGCCCGCATCCGCGCCCAGCTCCGGCGCGGGCGCAGCACCTTCGATCCCCTCGTGCGCTTCGGCACCCTCGGCTACGACACCCAGGGCCGCGCCTTCAGCGTCAACGGCACGGCGCTCCACCTCACGGCGCGCGAGCACGCCGTGCTGGAGACCCTGATCCTGCGCGCCGGCCGGCCGGTGCCCAAGGACGTCCTCACCGACAGCGTGTTCGGCTTCGACGACGAGGCCAACCCCAACGCGCTCGAGATCTGCGTGCATCGCGTCCGGCGCAAGCTGGAAGGCAGCGGCGTCGCCATCGCCACGCTGCGCGGCCTCGGCTACGTCCTGAGGATCGCCGATGGCGCCTAG